The proteins below come from a single Takifugu rubripes chromosome 10, fTakRub1.2, whole genome shotgun sequence genomic window:
- the armc3 gene encoding armadillo repeat-containing protein 3 isoform X2 yields MSNRRTEMKVTKEIDSSTNEMAQFSPLHIESKTAATAVLLLNSVEEHILVKACNGIRIFAEKGEENKVSLVGLGALDPLCQLIAHSNVLVRRKAIITLGTMATSSEVKNALKEIEVIPSIVDSLSLEDVVVHEFATLCLASLSVDYDFKAKIIDSKGLPPLVQLLSSPDNDVQKNSLEVIYNLVQDQETSQEVHKLGVLHSLLDLLKSEFPVIQHLALKTLQYITTEEKTLITFREQQGLEKLMDILSNADFTDLHVEALQVFFNCLSDSESEQEIHQNGGLERLIEFILTSTEPEIHFIAIKCITRVAEKSDSPKLKKHNVEEILVNLLSAAEDNIVKAAICEAVKVMSPNQASKDCFRDRGAIPEIVKLLNSENVGLKEEATRALCGLTNSSNLNALAVFEAGGHKKLISQLCGGGPAIVANSAAALCNMAEQKVIRCSILSHGGIQALVEPLNSTSTQVLVNTLHCLLALACETKTRTQLQSAGGLQPLVNLLRSNDKEVLQNACIAIKTFASDEPTAAQIYQLGAMEMLQDINQSQNRRSRFSKMALITLLNFNLPVKYALMGHLASTDKITDGFYDVGKVQAVDKILTLEELSKQPVNNRRPIIFINSGVGKPVTINEGREDASPEMPTSNKKSKKTPKKPVTKYEGREDASPEISTSKTSQKTPKKKKEDNSPKDMVFPLSPKDTPWEMKDDTTLQGLVKEVEESILSLDDEREKFAALARLVSEVMGGEVQMEKLHEFPWGLHLSELKVELQSNLIPIGLVRYGFFCHRALLFKFLADSIRLNCTLNRGEYNRAWNEVLLSPGDSSNDASSSEPAGYIVDLMHQPGRMLAVNTPATVQYQSI; encoded by the exons ATGTCAA ACCGCAGAACGGAGATGAAAGTAACAAAAGAAATCGATTCCTCAACCAATGAAATG GCTCAATTTTCACCTCTGCACATTGAAAGTAAAACAGCAGCCACAGCGGTGCTCTTGCTAAACTCTGTAGAGGAGCACATCTTAGTCAAGGCCTGTAATGGAATCCGCATATTTGCTGAGAAAG GTGAGGAAAACAAAGTGTCTCTGGTGGGACTTGGGGCTTTGGACCCTCTGTGTCAGCTCATCGCTCACAGCAATGTCTTGGTCAGACGTAAAGCTATAATAACCTTGGGGACAATGGCCACCAGCA GTGAAGTAAAAAATGCACTCAAAGAAATAGAAGTCATTCCATCCATTGTGGACAGTCTCTCACTTGAAG ATGTCGTGGTTCACGAGTTTGCAACGCTGTGTCTGGCCTCACTCTCAGTGGATTATGACTTTAAAGCCAAGATCATTGACAGTAAAGGTCTGCCACCATTAGTCCAGCTCCTTTCCAGCCCAGATAATGATGTCCAGAAGAATTCCCTGGAGGTCATCTACAACCTCGTTCAG GATCAGGAGACTTCCCAAGAGGTGCATAAGTTGGGTGTCCTCCATTCACTTCTTGATCTGTTAAAATCAGAGTTCCCTGTTATTCAGCATTTGGCTTTAAAGACTCTGCAATATATTACCACTGAGGAAAAGACACTCATCAccttcagagagcagcagggacTTGAGAAGCTGATGGATATCCTCAGTAATGCA GACTTCACTGACCTCCATGTTGAGGCCTTGCAGGTATTTTTTAACTGCCTGAGTGACAGTGAGAGTGAACAAGAGATCCATCAGAATGGAGGCTTAGAGAGGCTGATAGAATTCATTCTGACGTCCACCGAACCTGAAATCCACTTCATTGCAATTAAATGCATCACCAGGGTTGCTGAGAAAT CAGACAGTCCAAAGCTCAAAAAGCACAACGTGGAGGAGATTCTAGTGaatctcctctctgcagcagaGGATAATATTGTGAAAGCAGCCATCTGTGAGGCTGTGAAGGTCATGAGTCCCAATCAAGCCAGCAAAGACTGCTTCAGAGACCGGG GAGCAATTCCTGAAATTGTCAAGTTGCTAAACTCTGAGAATGTTGGTCTGAAAGAAGAAGCAACACGGGCTCTTTGTGGTCTGACAAACAGCAGTAATCTCAATGCACT GGCTGTTTTTGAAGCAGGGGGACACAAAAAACTTATCAGTCAGCTCTGTGGAGGAGGTCCTGCAATAGTGGCCaattctgctgctgcactttgCAACATGGCAGAGCAGAAAGTCATCCGTTGCAGCATTTTATCCCATGGAGGCATTCAAGCTTTGGTGGAGCCTCTCAATTCCACAAGCACGCAGGTTCTGGTCAACACATTGCATTGCCTGTTAGCACTAGCCTGTGAGACAAAGACACGGACACAG CTACAGTCTGCTGGAGGCCTTCAACCACTTGTCAACTTACTCCGATCCAACGACAAGGAAGTGTTACAAAATGCATGCATTGCTATTAAAACCTTTGCCAGTGATGAACCCACCGCTGCTCAGATCTACCAACTTGG AGCAATGGAAATGCTTCAGGATATCAACCAATCACAGAACCGTAGGAGTAGATTTAGTAAAATGGCCTTGATCACCCTTCTTAACTTCAACCTACCTGTTAAATATGCGCTGATGGGTCATTTGGCCTCTACTGACAAAATCACTGATGGCTTCTATGATGTTGGGAAG GTTCAAGCAGTGGATAAGATATTAACTTTGGAGGAACTCTCCAAGCAGCCAGTTAATAATCGCCGGCCCATCATTTTTATCAACTCGGGTGTAGG AAAGCCAGTGACCATAAATGAAGGCAGAGAGGACGCTTCACCAGAGATGCCCACCAGCAacaagaaaagtaaaaaaacaccaaa AAAGCCAGTGACCAAATATGAAGGCAGAGAGGATGCTTCTCCAGAGATTTCCACCAGTAAGACAAGtcaaaaaacaccaaa aaagaagaaagaagataaCAGTCCAAAAGACATGGTCTTCCCTCTGAGCCCTAAAGACACCCCGTGGGAGATGAAGGATGATACAACATTACAAGGTCTTGTCAAAGAGGTTGAAGAATCCATCCTCTCATTGGATGATGAAAGGGAGAAGTTTGCTGCTCTGGCCAG GTTGGTCAGTGAAGTCATGGGTGGAGAAGTACAAATGGAGAAGCTGCATGAATTTCCATGGGGGCTGCACCTCAGTGAACTGAAAGTAGAGCTCCAGTCAAACCTTATTCCAATTGGTCTAGTCAGATATGGATTTTTCTGTCACAGAGCTCTCCTCTTCAAG TTTCTAGCTGACAGCATCAGACTGAACTGCACACTCAACAGAGGGGAGTACAACCGAGCTTGGAATGAGGTGCTCCTGTCGCCTGGGGATTCCTCTAATGATGCCAGTTCTTCAGAGCCTGCTGGCTATATTGTGGACCTCATGCACCAGCCTGGACGCATGCTGGCAGTCAACACCCCAGCTACTGTGCAATATCAGTCTATATGA
- the armc3 gene encoding armadillo repeat-containing protein 3 isoform X1 has product MSNRRTEMKVTKEIDSSTNEMAQFSPLHIESKTAATAVLLLNSVEEHILVKACNGIRIFAEKGEENKVSLVGLGALDPLCQLIAHSNVLVRRKAIITLGTMATSSEVKNALKEIEVIPSIVDSLSLEDVVVHEFATLCLASLSVDYDFKAKIIDSKGLPPLVQLLSSPDNDVQKNSLEVIYNLVQDQETSQEVHKLGVLHSLLDLLKSEFPVIQHLALKTLQYITTEEKTLITFREQQGLEKLMDILSNADFTDLHVEALQVFFNCLSDSESEQEIHQNGGLERLIEFILTSTEPEIHFIAIKCITRVAEKSDSPKLKKHNVEEILVNLLSAAEDNIVKAAICEAVKVMSPNQASKDCFRDRGAIPEIVKLLNSENVGLKEEATRALCGLTNSSNLNALAVFEAGGHKKLISQLCGGGPAIVANSAAALCNMAEQKVIRCSILSHGGIQALVEPLNSTSTQVLVNTLHCLLALACETKTRTQLQSAGGLQPLVNLLRSNDKEVLQNACIAIKTFASDEPTAAQIYQLGAMEMLQDINQSQNRRSRFSKMALITLLNFNLPVKYALMGHLASTDKITDGFYDVGKVQAVDKILTLEELSKQPVNNRRPIIFINSGVGRKPVTINEGREDASPEMPTSNKKSKKTPKKPVTKYEGREDASPEISTSKTSQKTPKKKKEDNSPKDMVFPLSPKDTPWEMKDDTTLQGLVKEVEESILSLDDEREKFAALARLVSEVMGGEVQMEKLHEFPWGLHLSELKVELQSNLIPIGLVRYGFFCHRALLFKFLADSIRLNCTLNRGEYNRAWNEVLLSPGDSSNDASSSEPAGYIVDLMHQPGRMLAVNTPATVQYQSI; this is encoded by the exons ATGTCAA ACCGCAGAACGGAGATGAAAGTAACAAAAGAAATCGATTCCTCAACCAATGAAATG GCTCAATTTTCACCTCTGCACATTGAAAGTAAAACAGCAGCCACAGCGGTGCTCTTGCTAAACTCTGTAGAGGAGCACATCTTAGTCAAGGCCTGTAATGGAATCCGCATATTTGCTGAGAAAG GTGAGGAAAACAAAGTGTCTCTGGTGGGACTTGGGGCTTTGGACCCTCTGTGTCAGCTCATCGCTCACAGCAATGTCTTGGTCAGACGTAAAGCTATAATAACCTTGGGGACAATGGCCACCAGCA GTGAAGTAAAAAATGCACTCAAAGAAATAGAAGTCATTCCATCCATTGTGGACAGTCTCTCACTTGAAG ATGTCGTGGTTCACGAGTTTGCAACGCTGTGTCTGGCCTCACTCTCAGTGGATTATGACTTTAAAGCCAAGATCATTGACAGTAAAGGTCTGCCACCATTAGTCCAGCTCCTTTCCAGCCCAGATAATGATGTCCAGAAGAATTCCCTGGAGGTCATCTACAACCTCGTTCAG GATCAGGAGACTTCCCAAGAGGTGCATAAGTTGGGTGTCCTCCATTCACTTCTTGATCTGTTAAAATCAGAGTTCCCTGTTATTCAGCATTTGGCTTTAAAGACTCTGCAATATATTACCACTGAGGAAAAGACACTCATCAccttcagagagcagcagggacTTGAGAAGCTGATGGATATCCTCAGTAATGCA GACTTCACTGACCTCCATGTTGAGGCCTTGCAGGTATTTTTTAACTGCCTGAGTGACAGTGAGAGTGAACAAGAGATCCATCAGAATGGAGGCTTAGAGAGGCTGATAGAATTCATTCTGACGTCCACCGAACCTGAAATCCACTTCATTGCAATTAAATGCATCACCAGGGTTGCTGAGAAAT CAGACAGTCCAAAGCTCAAAAAGCACAACGTGGAGGAGATTCTAGTGaatctcctctctgcagcagaGGATAATATTGTGAAAGCAGCCATCTGTGAGGCTGTGAAGGTCATGAGTCCCAATCAAGCCAGCAAAGACTGCTTCAGAGACCGGG GAGCAATTCCTGAAATTGTCAAGTTGCTAAACTCTGAGAATGTTGGTCTGAAAGAAGAAGCAACACGGGCTCTTTGTGGTCTGACAAACAGCAGTAATCTCAATGCACT GGCTGTTTTTGAAGCAGGGGGACACAAAAAACTTATCAGTCAGCTCTGTGGAGGAGGTCCTGCAATAGTGGCCaattctgctgctgcactttgCAACATGGCAGAGCAGAAAGTCATCCGTTGCAGCATTTTATCCCATGGAGGCATTCAAGCTTTGGTGGAGCCTCTCAATTCCACAAGCACGCAGGTTCTGGTCAACACATTGCATTGCCTGTTAGCACTAGCCTGTGAGACAAAGACACGGACACAG CTACAGTCTGCTGGAGGCCTTCAACCACTTGTCAACTTACTCCGATCCAACGACAAGGAAGTGTTACAAAATGCATGCATTGCTATTAAAACCTTTGCCAGTGATGAACCCACCGCTGCTCAGATCTACCAACTTGG AGCAATGGAAATGCTTCAGGATATCAACCAATCACAGAACCGTAGGAGTAGATTTAGTAAAATGGCCTTGATCACCCTTCTTAACTTCAACCTACCTGTTAAATATGCGCTGATGGGTCATTTGGCCTCTACTGACAAAATCACTGATGGCTTCTATGATGTTGGGAAG GTTCAAGCAGTGGATAAGATATTAACTTTGGAGGAACTCTCCAAGCAGCCAGTTAATAATCGCCGGCCCATCATTTTTATCAACTCGGGTGTAGG CAGAAAGCCAGTGACCATAAATGAAGGCAGAGAGGACGCTTCACCAGAGATGCCCACCAGCAacaagaaaagtaaaaaaacaccaaa AAAGCCAGTGACCAAATATGAAGGCAGAGAGGATGCTTCTCCAGAGATTTCCACCAGTAAGACAAGtcaaaaaacaccaaa aaagaagaaagaagataaCAGTCCAAAAGACATGGTCTTCCCTCTGAGCCCTAAAGACACCCCGTGGGAGATGAAGGATGATACAACATTACAAGGTCTTGTCAAAGAGGTTGAAGAATCCATCCTCTCATTGGATGATGAAAGGGAGAAGTTTGCTGCTCTGGCCAG GTTGGTCAGTGAAGTCATGGGTGGAGAAGTACAAATGGAGAAGCTGCATGAATTTCCATGGGGGCTGCACCTCAGTGAACTGAAAGTAGAGCTCCAGTCAAACCTTATTCCAATTGGTCTAGTCAGATATGGATTTTTCTGTCACAGAGCTCTCCTCTTCAAG TTTCTAGCTGACAGCATCAGACTGAACTGCACACTCAACAGAGGGGAGTACAACCGAGCTTGGAATGAGGTGCTCCTGTCGCCTGGGGATTCCTCTAATGATGCCAGTTCTTCAGAGCCTGCTGGCTATATTGTGGACCTCATGCACCAGCCTGGACGCATGCTGGCAGTCAACACCCCAGCTACTGTGCAATATCAGTCTATATGA
- the msrb2 gene encoding methionine-R-sulfoxide reductase B2, mitochondrial → MSRIVFRLFAVASKHTASRSAGRTPRFVRSLSSSQGKYSLTRYDDTTDWQKKLTPEQYVVTREKGTELPFSGIYLNHSEVGMYHCVCCDAPLFSSESKYDSGTGWPSFKEAHGTWGQDESHTSIIRRPDNSLGSAGTEVLCKNCDAHLGHVFEDGPEPTGHRFCINSVALTFKLRGNNKPAAPEDN, encoded by the exons ATGTCTCGTATCGTCTTCCGTCTGTTCGCTGTTGCTTCCAAACACACGGCGTCGAGATCTGCCGGGAGGACTCCGAGGTTCGTCCGCTCGCTCTCTTCATCTCAAG GCAAGTACTCCCTGACCCGTTATGATGACACTACAGACTGGCAGAAGAAACTGACCCCTGAGCAGTATGTAGTCACCAGAGAGAAAGGCACTGAGCTG CCTTTCAGCGGGATCTACCTTAACCACTCGGAAGTAGGAATGTACCATTGTGTGTGCTGTGATGCTCCCCTTTTCAG TTCAGAATCCAAATATGACTCTGGGACGGGCTGGCCTTCGTTTAAAGAGGCTCACGGGACATGGGGGCAGGATGAGAGCCACACCTCCATCATTCGTCGCCCTGACAATAGTCTAGGAAGTGCAGGGACCGAGGTTCTTTGCAAAAAT TGTGATGCACATCTGGGTCATGTGTTTGAAGACGGACCGGAGCCGACGGGCCATCGATTCTGCATCAACAGTGTTGCTCTGACATTTAAACTCAGAGGAAACAACAAACCCGCAGCTCCTGAGGACAACTGA
- the c8g gene encoding complement component C8 gamma chain, whose product MAGVWHCMLAAVVLMYVSMWDPTEAVGGARSRPRPQRRPPKKPKVEPTDVTPLAQNIDMERMMGKWYLLIAASKCSYLMNHGTKVEPTVMTLARSSDQTLSVSTKTRHNHQCWEILQVYDRSPTPGKLVLKGTREELNTNIVIVETDYSSYAIMYYQKRGKITMKLYGRSVDNLSEPMLTKFEQLAEKQNMGLAFVFPFPTYSHCGDVDKDHIINCVPTC is encoded by the exons ATGGCAGGAGTTTGGCATTGCATGTTAGCTGCGGTGGTGTTGATGTACGTGTCTATGTGGGATCCTACTGAGGCTGTAGGGGGGGCTAGGAGTCGGCCCCGACCCCAAAGAAGACCGCCTAAGAAGCCAAAGGTTGAGCCTACTGACGTGACTCCACTGGCGCAGAACATAGACATGGAGCGG ATGATGGGGAAGTGGTACCTGTTGATTGCGGCCTCTAAGTGCTCTTACCTGATGAACCATGGAACCAAAGTGGAACCCACAGTCATGACGCTGGCACGCTCCTCTGACCAAACTCTTTCTGTTAGCACTAAAACACGACA CAATCACCAATGTTGGGAGATATTACAGGTCTACGATCGCTCGCCAACCCCGGGCAAGCTGGTGCTAAAAG GAACTCGTGAAGAGCTGAACACTAACATAGTCATTGTGGAGACCGATTATAGCTCCTATGCCATCATGTACTACCAGAAACGTGGCAAGATCACCATGAAGCTCTATG GACGCTCGGTGGACAACTTGTCAGAGCCCATGCTGACCAAGTTTGAACAACttgctgaaaaacaaaatatggGACTGGCATTCGTTTTCCCCTTCCCCACATATA GTCACTGTGGTGATGTTGACAAAGATCACATAATCA ACTGTGTCCCCACATGCTGA